Part of the Plodia interpunctella isolate USDA-ARS_2022_Savannah chromosome 13, ilPloInte3.2, whole genome shotgun sequence genome, GGTAGCGCCCGGCCGCCGGCGCCGGCTACTGAACAAAACTCCTCCGCCATACGTGTTTGTGACTCGAATGTCCGCTAGTTATTAtagactatttattttgtaaatacttttataactagagaatatttaatttctaatttatggTCGTGAATTTTGTCGATTCCGAAGACGCGTTCGGGAGATCAGTATTTAAGTTGAGGTAGTATGGAGGCTCTACTTGTAAATAGCGGTGTACTCGTTTCGTGGGACGTCGATGTGTGTGTACCGTGACGTGCATTATGATGTTGCGAGCttagtttgtatataaatgttaatgtaTGCTTAGCATGTACTGttcttttctttataaattgaaGTTTCATCAAATAAAGTTGTATAAATGATGATTATTCTAATTctgttgtttaattttgaaatattctacaaacgtttttttttttattttgtgataagGTCCGGTCCAGAATCTATATTGTCGTGTGACCACAGTCTTGCTTACCAAAAGGACAATCTACTGCGCAAGGTAGGATTTTatccataaaatataaaattggcCAATAATATTCCTTCATCTTAGGTAGAAGGGTTAAactatagatttagaaaggccTGCGCGCGGCCTCTGGTAGAACCAGTGCAGATAGTAGTGTTGTCGCTCGAACTATGTATCGATAGCTTTTCAATACTTTGAAAAAAGCAATAGTATCGATAGCCGGTTTTGGAGCATtactatatagataaaaaacaatactatTGTACTGGAAGGTATTGGTCCGCGTTAGAAGGGCCCCTTCTAAATCGTATGGTATTGTCTAAATTCCATGCTAATTGCTCTATCAATCATTACTATTGCTAAATGAACCATGTGTAATTCCACGTATCAGAAAGTTGTGTAATCGTCTGCACATTTCGATGCTCCAAAACAGATATTGATATAGTTTATTCCCACTAGTTCTACCGAACAGAATAAGGAAGAATAGAGCCAGTGGTTAATGTTCAGTGATTTGAGCCAATCCCATAGttcccaaataaaaaaaacatacaaaagataaccattaattatttattttggtgcATCAGccaaatgaaaaacaaattgacTATTCTAACAGGCGCgtataatcaataaaaacagGATTTACACTTTACACATCTGCCGATGGAGCTTGCAGTCATAAGTTACTTTAATTGTTAATTCTTAATTGAATGTAACAATACAATCTGAACTAGATCCTAAGCCGATTTGTATTCTCACAAGATTTTAGACTAACtgcaaacatttaaaaaatgcactTGAAATTTATTCATGATTGTGAATAAGCATAGGAATTGCAGTTAGTCTAACAAAATAGAGACTAATTAGCTCTATTGcgcatttattcataaatatcttGTTTGTCTGCTACATATTGGATAATATCTCTTGGTCTAACCAGCCTCTCTGCATCTGCATCAGGAATTTCAAAACCAAATTCATCTTCCATTGCCATGATCACTTCAACATGGTCCAACGAGTCGAGACCCAAGTCAGTCATGAAATGTGAGTCTACCGTcaactgaaataataataaaaaaagatatagtCATTGAAAAGAAAGTTATATCATGGAGAAGGATGTTTCTAAGCCAGAGCCGAAAGTGATGCTACCTTATCAGGGTTAACTTTGTCATAAAGTTGCAAGACTAGGAGCACCCTACTTTTGATAAGATCTATCGTTAGCGGGGCGTCGTGACTGTAGTTGCGGACACCAAGACTCTGGCTCTgaaacaaaagtaataaaatgtttatacctGACACATACTCAGTTTGTCGTAAGCCTTGCACACTTTTATCACTCGATCCTTTATTTCCTGCGGCGAGGGCTTAGGCGCCCCTGCTGAGTACTGTTGCATGCGCTGACATTGTACCTAAACAATTCAGTAGCGTACATTTGTTATGCAATACTTTTgaggttataattttatttaggataatttaaaaatcatcatAATATATCAAGGTATGTTAACGACACGTCCAAGTGATAGTTATAGTACAAAACATGCCCAGgtttaatatttctcaaaaatattacagtgTATCGATTGATAAGAACCTTACCCCATTTTGAAGGTGGTGGTTGTCGATGAATTTAATACCACTTTTCACAGCGGCAAATTTTTGTTGTACTGCAACTGTAGATAGTCGGCATACCACAGAGGTATTGTATTTGGCGGATTTTCGTAATAATCCGCTGAAAATACTTCGAGCAATATTAGCAGCAGCCATTTTTCCGACTTCAAAAAACTTCCATAGacaaaaatcaaacaatacCTGCTTGACTTGACAAAGTCTGTTGACAACCTATATAACGTCGCAAGTTCTATTCAAAGTGCGGCACCAAGTGTCGTGTCGTGAATGTTGCAGTGGAGGCTAGGTGGTTGCCAtggtgattaaaaaaataaattgtctttgACACGTTTTCTTTTGTTGtcaatttaggtaggtactagtTGTCATTTTCATTCTACGTCAAAAAACCTATTGTTTTGGATTTTTAGGTCGTGAAatggatttaataatataaacgaaattacttttaaaatgggTAACGCTGatacaaaattgaattttagaaAGGCTGTGGTCCAACTAACATCCAAAACACAGGTAAGCATGAATTGACGCCTacgcaaataatttttttaaagattttattgatgaaaCGATTTGTCTATTTCAGCCAATTGATTCTGCAGACGATAGCTTTTGGGATCAGTTCTGGTCTGAAAGCGTGACAAATGTGCAAGATGTATTTGCATTGGTGCCTGGGGCTGAAATTCGCGCTCTTCGGGAGGAGTCGCCAAATAATTTGGCAACTCTTGTTTACAAAGCTGTGGAGAAACTAGTGAAGACTGTAGACAGCAGCTGTCGGACGCAGCGCGAACAACAAACTGGTACCGGGATTCTTACATgtttaattgattattttctATGCTTctcatagatattttttacaacataaTCACAAATGGAGTCCAAAATAAGTGATTAATATGGGAAATCATCCTGTATTTGTGTGAATAAAGTAGAAATAAGTTAAGTAGTACTAGCAATTTTGTAGTTAAAGAGAAAGGAAATTAATAGATTGATTAAagtagatacatatatatttttttaaatagaaactaaatttttcatatgtaacaataaaaattattatttttcattatagaGGATGGATGATGTCAGTTTTCCTGATTGAAATCATTATCTATTTCCTGCCAGATTCATGCACATGTAacaagttataaattaaaaatatcaagttgTCTCTgtgcaaattttataatttcatacttggcataaatacatgtagttatattttaaaaaattaaacaattaaaatatgtaaaatttacataatataattataatatagtataatttaaatgtccATATCAATTGCATGATTAAAGTAGAACAGTGATATTCTAGCTTattccatttatatttattatattggcaGATTTTATcatatgattcaaattttatgataGGCAGAGTATGTAATTATCAATGCAAATATGTCCAaaacagtaataataatatatcacaCAAATAGAGTTAAGGTGTGCGAATAAGTACAAGGTAGACTTATGGAATTCTATCTCAACAATACTAAATTCTATAGCATATCAAACATAAAGtcttatatattgtaaaattttgagcTTAGtctattaatttcaataaaataaaaacaatgttgcGCTATTGATCTGGTTGCGATCAAGCAGCTCTAACACAactcttttaaaatatgttttgtcactgtcaCAATGTGGAGAGGtaactaacaaacttactttcgcttttataatattagttggtgTTGGgatattcaaatatatcaaaagGTTCGACATAGATTGGTAAGAGAACACAATGGATAGGAATGCATGGAAGAAGTTAGGGGAGGGTTTTGCCCAGCACTGGGACTCaaacagctaataaaaaaaataaaattgggaTATTGGATAATGTCtgtaatgaatttaatttcaatttcatagTTTGCTAAACTGTCCAGTGAAgagcatatatataatatataagcatCCAAGAACCTTACTGTTAGTGAGGTTCTTGCAtgctatctatatatgtatttggtataaatgtatagtatcgttgagttagtatcccataacacaagtctcgaacttactttggggctagctcaatctgtgtgatttgtcctaatatatttatttttattattattacaatttgttcCAGCGTTGAACTGCGCTCGGCTGCTGACCCGAGTGCTGCCGTACATGCTGGAGGAGGCGGAGTGGCACGGCTTCTTCTGGTCCTCGCTTCCGGCCGCGGCCGAGAACGACTCCCTGCCGCTCGCGCAGTCCCTTATCAACGCTATTTGTGTAAGTTACTAAGCCACATTTACAAATGGCTGAAATGGTGCTAGAATGGGGGTACCTGTCCTGTCACCGTCTGGTGCTTGCACTGGCTTCCCCAACCgggaaattataaaattataataagccTCAATTgcgccagtcaactttgagCTACGCACAATAACGCAGTTTAAAGTTAGCGTCAAAGTCAAGAGGTGCAACCGAGACTGAGTATAAATGTGGTTTGGGCGTGTGATTACTCCATTTCCTCACGTGGCCGTAGTACGAGGTGACTTGGCAGCTAAAAGGCAACAACCGCATTCCCGcagagggttaacgtcagacAGGTGGCCGGTCATCCCAAATCTtgtggcaatttttttttaatccctaaatattataatagaaggTCCAGTGGCATCTGTACGTATGAACGCGATACACTACAAATTCCCAAACTGTTTTTTCTATGGTTTTAACCATTATAGATAGTCTTCCTGAGGAAAATTTAAGTGTGTACTCGTAATGtaatatggttttacccaagcgaagacGGGACGGACCGCGCCGCGGCTATATGACATCATTTAATTGAAACTGCATTTTTTTCAGGACTTGTTGTTCTGTCCCGACTTCACAGTGACGAGCACCAAACGCTCGGGCCCGGTGAGTATTGATCTGTTGGCGTGTTATCAGCCCTTGAAAACTAGTATCTGTGATAGCCACATTCTTTGTAAACGTCGTATGGTTCTGACCATAGATCCTCAATCAActaggaaataataattaaataaataaatatattaggacaaatcacatagattgagctagccccaaagtaagttctagacttgtgttatagaatactaactcaacaatactatatattataacatatacatatatagatatatacatgtatagataaacatccaagacccggctcaatcagaaaaagatgacccaaccggggatcgaacccgggacttctcggttcagaggcaagcgctttaccactgcgtcatcgaggtc contains:
- the ND-ACP gene encoding acyl carrier protein, mitochondrial isoform X1, which encodes MAAANIARSIFSGLLRKSAKYNTSVVCRLSTVAVQQKFAAVKSGIKFIDNHHLQNGVQCQRMQQYSAGAPKPSPQEIKDRVIKVCKAYDKLSMCQLTVDSHFMTDLGLDSLDHVEVIMAMEDEFGFEIPDADAERLVRPRDIIQYVADKQDIYE
- the ND-ACP gene encoding acyl carrier protein, mitochondrial isoform X2, which encodes MAAANIARSIFSGLLRKSAKYNTSVVCRLSTVAVQQKFAAVKSGIKFIDNHHLQNGSQSLGVRNYSHDAPLTIDLIKSRVLLVLQLYDKVNPDKLTVDSHFMTDLGLDSLDHVEVIMAMEDEFGFEIPDADAERLVRPRDIIQYVADKQDIYE